Genomic window (Jeotgalibaca ciconiae):
GCTTCCATAGCTGGCTGCACTTGCTCGGATGTTAAGTCTGTGACTGGATTTTTCAGAGAAAGATTTCTTGTTTTTCCTTCGGCTGTTTTAAATTTCAATTCTAACGTTACGTTCGTATTCATTGTATTTCCTCCTTGGTTTTATGGCTTACGCTTTTAGGTAGCGATGTTTTTCTACAACAATTGCATGCATTTCAGGTAAATCAACCAATCCTGAAATAGCATCTTGAAATGCGCCAACTTGTTCCGGTGTAACATCTTCTTTCAAGTTATTGAAGTTTTGCTTAATTTCTTTTTCGTTCTCAAAATCATTAAAGTACAGCTCTAAATTTGCTTCTTCCCATTGTTTAATCATTGTATTTCCTCCTGCTTTTGTATTTTGTAGTGTCATGACCGCCTACACTTATAACAACGAATGGGCAGTCGGAAGTGTTACCCTTCCATT
Coding sequences:
- a CDS encoding DUF1659 domain-containing protein; this encodes MIKQWEEANLELYFNDFENEKEIKQNFNNLKEDVTPEQVGAFQDAISGLVDLPEMHAIVVEKHRYLKA
- a CDS encoding DUF2922 domain-containing protein — translated: MNTNVTLELKFKTAEGKTRNLSLKNPVTDLTSEQVQPAMEAIIELDAFEVKGVNPYAGLDSARYVERVVTDIFNTEE